The sequence GCCCGCGAGTCGCCGGAACGATGCGGCTACGCTCGATCGGCCGCGTCGATTCCGCGCGGTATTCATCGCCATAACCGATCTCCAGCACGACCAGCCGTCCGAAAACGCCCGCACAAGCGATGACGAATCCGGCGAGCAGCCAGCGCAGTCGCTGAGTAGGAACCGACATGTCGCTTGCGCGTCGCTCATCCTTCATCCTTCATCCCTCATCCCTTGACCCTCGCCCCTTGCCGACGACCTTCACCAAGCCAGCCGACGACCATCAGCAGCGGCAACGCCACGCCGGTCGTATACACGCCGACGCCGACTGCCCGTACGGCGAGCGAAGGCCAGGGGAGCGTTGTCTCGCCGAGGAGCCGGCAAATCACGACCTCACCAATTGCAATCGCCGTGGTCGCCAGCCAGACGACCGCCAGTCGCACGATGAGATGATTCATGTCGAGCTTGGTGCGGAGCCAGGCCACCGCAAACCCGACCAGGGCAAACAACCCCAGCCCGACGCCAAGCAGGCCGGTGGAGGTGAGATCGAATGCCAGGCCGACCATCGCCGTCGCAACGAATCCGCGCCGCCAGCCCGTCAATAATTGCCAGACGATCGCGACGAGCGAGAGTAGATCGGGCATCACATGCCGCACCTCGAACGCCGGGACGAGCGTCGTCTGCAGCACCGCGGCAATGTACGTGGCAAGGATTAGAAAGATGACCGCCATAGTTCGAGGACTCAAAATCCAAAATCAGAAATCCGAAATCAGTAATTGGCGACGCGCGCCGGATTCAGTTCCATTCGCAGCACGGCGACTTCGCGCGGCTCGTCGGCGCCATCGGACGGCTGCATCCAGATTTGCCAATGCGCCGCGGCGCCCGGGTGCTCGACGCGAACGACCGTGCCGTAAAGCAGCGGCGCGGGCAGAACACCGTCGCCAACGGTGTAGACCTCGTCCCTCACCGAAACCGGTTCGGTTGCCGCGACCAATTCGATTTGGCAAAGC is a genomic window of Pirellulales bacterium containing:
- the mreD gene encoding rod shape-determining protein MreD; the protein is MAVIFLILATYIAAVLQTTLVPAFEVRHVMPDLLSLVAIVWQLLTGWRRGFVATAMVGLAFDLTSTGLLGVGLGLFALVGFAVAWLRTKLDMNHLIVRLAVVWLATTAIAIGEVVICRLLGETTLPWPSLAVRAVGVGVYTTGVALPLLMVVGWLGEGRRQGARVKG